The following proteins come from a genomic window of Ilumatobacter coccineus YM16-304:
- a CDS encoding SGNH/GDSL hydrolase family protein, producing the protein MLPSVQVHRKHGPTSIGVVATTALLLATAACGAQGSSESSSPADSVASSVTAAPTTSTTASTTATTASSTTTSTTTLPAPTSTAPRPCTLTDVGVDQLLVFGNSTDFTFRPDDGIDLVAWPELLADRDRTDTTAGVSVVNEAQRGQTMGTWDAWGPDPRLRLNGYSVTVLDGIDPAVLDRTLVLLAPSFIDLQESDGDVARAIADLQSILDTIGSYGLDALVLPMNYVSTAIDDRLPELNPDIDAFNEELRAIGLMAVPLLDSPLRADDAVGGDPALYDEFPGRAEDGTFTGPDGFHPDQEGQRRKADAVLDVLASYVERTQPADGCAS; encoded by the coding sequence ATGTTGCCTTCGGTCCAGGTCCACAGGAAACACGGGCCGACGTCGATCGGGGTCGTCGCGACGACGGCGCTGCTGCTCGCGACTGCGGCGTGCGGCGCCCAGGGTTCGAGTGAGTCATCGTCGCCGGCAGACTCCGTAGCCAGCAGCGTCACGGCCGCTCCGACGACCAGCACGACCGCCAGCACGACCGCGACCACGGCCAGCAGCACGACGACCTCGACGACGACACTCCCGGCCCCGACGAGCACCGCGCCTCGCCCGTGCACGCTGACCGACGTCGGCGTCGACCAACTCCTGGTGTTCGGCAATTCGACCGACTTCACGTTCCGACCCGACGACGGCATCGATCTGGTCGCCTGGCCCGAGCTGCTCGCCGACCGGGACCGCACCGACACGACGGCGGGGGTCAGCGTCGTCAACGAGGCGCAGCGCGGACAGACGATGGGCACCTGGGACGCCTGGGGGCCCGACCCCCGGCTGCGCCTCAACGGCTACTCCGTGACAGTGCTCGACGGCATCGACCCGGCCGTGCTCGACCGCACACTCGTGCTGCTCGCACCGAGCTTCATCGACCTGCAGGAGAGCGACGGCGACGTCGCGCGGGCGATCGCCGACCTCCAGAGCATCCTCGACACCATCGGCTCGTACGGACTCGACGCTCTGGTACTGCCGATGAACTACGTGAGCACGGCCATCGACGATCGCCTCCCTGAGCTCAACCCGGACATCGACGCATTCAACGAGGAGCTGCGGGCGATCGGCCTGATGGCCGTTCCGCTGCTCGACTCGCCACTCCGCGCCGACGATGCGGTCGGAGGCGACCCGGCCCTGTACGACGAGTTCCCCGGACGGGCCGAGGACGGGACCTTCACCGGGCCCGACGGATTCCATCCCGATCAGGAAGGGCAGCGACGCAAGGCGGACGCGGTGCTCGACGTGCTCGCGTCGTACGTCGAGCGAACGCAGCCGGCCGACGGCTGCGCCTCCTAG
- a CDS encoding malate dehydrogenase, with protein sequence MTTPVRVAVTGAAGQIGYSLLFRIASGTMLGPDTPVDLQLLEITPALGALEGVRMELDDGAFPLLNSITCTDDADVAFGDADVAILVGSMPRKAGMERADLLSANGGIFKPQGEALSRSAKKDVKVLVVGNPANTNALIAMNNAADLDPGRFTAMTRLDHNRAISQLATRLNSQGESVSVNDIKKMTVWGNHSVTQYPDLSHCEVAGKNALELVGDQEWYANEYIPTVAKRGAAIIDARGSSSAASAASAAVDHIRDWTLGTPDGDWVSMSVPSDGSYGVPEGIISSFPCVCKDGNYEIVQGLDINDFSREKIDASAAELVGERDAVTELGLI encoded by the coding sequence ATGACTACTCCAGTGCGTGTTGCTGTCACCGGGGCCGCTGGCCAGATCGGCTACAGCCTCCTTTTCCGTATCGCTTCGGGCACGATGCTCGGCCCCGACACCCCGGTCGACCTGCAGCTCCTCGAGATCACGCCGGCGCTCGGCGCGCTCGAAGGTGTGCGCATGGAGCTCGACGACGGTGCCTTCCCGCTGCTCAACTCGATCACCTGCACCGACGACGCCGATGTGGCGTTCGGCGACGCCGATGTGGCGATCCTCGTCGGCTCGATGCCGCGCAAGGCGGGCATGGAGCGCGCCGACCTGCTCTCGGCGAACGGTGGCATCTTCAAGCCGCAGGGCGAAGCGCTCAGCCGCTCGGCCAAGAAGGACGTCAAGGTCCTCGTCGTCGGCAACCCGGCCAACACCAACGCCCTCATCGCGATGAACAACGCGGCCGATCTCGACCCGGGCCGCTTCACCGCGATGACCCGCCTCGACCACAACCGGGCGATCAGCCAGCTCGCCACCCGCCTCAACAGCCAGGGCGAGTCGGTGTCGGTCAACGACATCAAGAAGATGACGGTGTGGGGCAACCACTCGGTCACGCAGTACCCCGACCTCTCGCACTGCGAGGTCGCCGGGAAGAACGCCCTCGAACTGGTGGGCGATCAGGAGTGGTACGCCAACGAGTACATCCCCACCGTCGCCAAGCGTGGCGCCGCCATCATCGACGCTCGCGGGTCGTCGTCGGCAGCCTCGGCTGCGTCGGCTGCGGTCGACCACATCCGTGACTGGACGCTCGGCACCCCCGACGGCGACTGGGTCTCGATGTCGGTGCCGAGCGACGGCAGCTACGGCGTGCCCGAGGGCATCATCAGCTCGTTCCCGTGCGTCTGCAAGGACGGCAACTACGAGATCGTCCAGGGCCTCGACATCAACGACTTCAGCCGCGAGAAGATCGACGCCTCGGCCGCCGAGCTCGTCGGCGAGCGTGACGCGGTGACCGAGCTCGGCTTGATCTGA
- a CDS encoding multidrug effflux MFS transporter, with the protein MKPRELLTLLSAIMALMALGIDLMLPAFDDIREAFDLGEGSPETGKVITVFFLGLAFAQVVWGPVADRFGRKPVLYISIGIYLVGAIGSALAPSFTLLLVSRFVWGLGAAGSRVVSTAIIRDRFEGLAMAKAMSQIMAVFMLVPVLAPSVGTGIIAVFPWRFVFWFCAVWGVLIALWSLRLRESLAVEDQRPLSFGESWTGYAEVARTRVTAGYTMASIFLQGVFTTYLASSELIISEVFDREAQFPIIFGLIAVLFAGGALVNGRVVARFGVHGLISKVYFITVGLTIISVIVSVMADGHPSFWIYIPLLGLTLSSFMFLMPNLNTAALDPVGHIAGTASAFGGAARMGGGAVLGTIVSAQVSDSTTPFAIGVAILCTLSWVSVLVVRRRSPGLSL; encoded by the coding sequence ATGAAGCCCCGAGAGTTGCTCACGCTGCTCTCGGCGATCATGGCGCTGATGGCGCTCGGCATCGATCTGATGCTGCCCGCGTTCGACGACATCCGCGAAGCATTCGACCTCGGCGAAGGGTCACCCGAGACCGGCAAGGTCATCACGGTCTTCTTCCTCGGACTCGCGTTCGCCCAGGTCGTCTGGGGGCCGGTGGCCGACCGCTTCGGTCGCAAGCCGGTGCTCTACATCAGCATCGGCATCTACCTCGTCGGAGCGATCGGCTCTGCGCTGGCGCCGTCGTTCACGCTCCTGCTCGTGTCGCGATTCGTGTGGGGCCTCGGCGCCGCTGGGTCGAGAGTCGTGTCGACCGCGATCATCCGCGACCGTTTCGAGGGCTTGGCGATGGCCAAGGCCATGTCGCAGATCATGGCCGTGTTCATGCTCGTCCCCGTGCTGGCGCCCAGCGTCGGCACCGGCATCATCGCCGTGTTTCCGTGGCGCTTCGTCTTCTGGTTCTGTGCCGTCTGGGGCGTGCTGATCGCGCTGTGGAGCCTGCGGCTTCGCGAGTCACTCGCCGTCGAAGACCAGCGCCCCCTGAGCTTCGGTGAGTCGTGGACCGGCTACGCCGAGGTCGCCCGCACACGAGTCACGGCTGGCTACACGATGGCCAGCATCTTCCTGCAGGGCGTGTTCACCACGTACCTCGCCAGCAGCGAACTGATCATCTCGGAGGTGTTCGATCGCGAAGCGCAGTTCCCGATCATCTTCGGCCTGATCGCCGTGCTGTTCGCCGGCGGTGCGCTCGTCAACGGTCGCGTGGTCGCTCGCTTCGGCGTCCACGGTCTGATCAGCAAGGTCTACTTCATCACGGTCGGGCTCACGATCATCTCGGTGATCGTGTCGGTGATGGCCGACGGGCACCCGAGCTTCTGGATCTACATTCCGCTCCTCGGTCTCACGCTGTCGTCGTTCATGTTCCTGATGCCCAACCTCAACACCGCGGCGCTCGATCCCGTCGGCCACATCGCCGGCACCGCCTCGGCGTTCGGTGGCGCAGCTCGTATGGGTGGCGGCGCCGTGCTCGGAACGATCGTCAGCGCTCAGGTGAGCGACTCCACGACCCCGTTCGCGATCGGCGTCGCGATCCTGTGCACGCTGTCGTGGGTGTCGGTGCTCGTCGTCCGCCGCCGCTCCCCCGGTCTCTCCCTCTGA